The following proteins come from a genomic window of Chelmon rostratus isolate fCheRos1 chromosome 23, fCheRos1.pri, whole genome shotgun sequence:
- the zcchc4 gene encoding rRNA N6-adenosine-methyltransferase ZCCHC4: MTEASDDSFGIEVILLVGDETAPCCPHGPTLLFEKVSKGGEKGRRFYACSACRDRKDCKFFQWEDEKVSEARLLARESENQSKRPLLTQQESYCRFKKFASLPLDEKKFCQDCQILLLPGDREAHSSHRSTAVTAAQLRRPSVLLRPLDNKKSNAQYLFTDRSSRFLLDTLAGLGYRKVLCVGTPRLQEVIKLRNLEQKHEPMKSLLLDIDFRYAQFYSQDEFCHYNMFNHHFFDGEASRAVLQAFLAECDGQKVVMVADPPFGGLVKPLANSFSLISQTWRKLQSSDSSNSDMPMMWIFPYFFEPRILECLPSFTMLDYQVDYDNHPLYKHGKTGRKQSPVRLFTNISPRGFVLPKEEGYRFCSVCERFVWSLNKHCAKCNVCPSKDGREWKHCAACEKCVKPSWRHCQSCGRCALPDHPCGHAQGTQGCFSCGSLEHKRKACPLKDTHRVGRHRSSAKSGGKRVSRPSALKAKARRKSGAARRAKKMAAPSV, from the exons ATGACCGAGGCTAGCGATGACAGTTTTGGAATAGAGGTTATTCTTCTAGTCGGCGATGAAACAGCGCCATGTTGTCCGCATG GTCCAACCTTGCTGTTTGAGAAAGTTAGCAAAGGAGGTGAGAAAGGAAGGAGGTTTTATGCCTGCtcagcctgcagagacagaaaagactgCAAGTTTTTCCAGTGGGAAGATGAAAAG GTGTCAGAGGCCAGGCTTTTGGCCAGAGAATCAGAGAACCAGTCAAAGAGACCTTTGTTAACCCAGCAGGAGTCCTATTGCAG ATTCAAAAAGTTTGCCTCCCTCCCGCTGGATGAGAAGAAGTTCTGCCAGGATTGTCAGATTCTGCTCCTGCCAGGAGATCGTGAAGCCCACTCCTCTCACAGATCCACGGCCGTCACCGCAGCCCAGCTGAGGAGGCCCAGCGTGCTGCTGCGTCCTCTGGACAACAAGAAGAGCAACGCCCAGTACCTGTTCACCGACCGCAGCTCCCGCTTCCTGCTGGACACCCTGGCTGGGCTGGGATACAGGAAGGTGCTGTGTGTGGGCACACCCAG ACTCCAGGAGGTGATCAAGTTGCGAAACCTGGAGCAGAAACATGAGCCAATGAAGAGTCTGCTGCTGGACATTGACTTCAG ATACGCTCAGTTCTACAGCCAGGATGAATTCTGCCACTACAACATGTTCAACCACCACTTTTTTGATGGAGAG GCTTCCAGGGCAGTCCTGCAGGCCTTCCTCGCAGAGTGCGATGGGCAGAAGGTGGTGATGGTGGCTGACCCTCCGTTCGGTGGCCTGGTGAAGCCTCTGGCTAATAGTTTCTCTCTGATCTCACAGACATggaggaagctgcagagctCTG ACAGCAGTAACTCTGACATGCCCATGATGTGGATCTTCCCGTATTTCTTTGAACCTCGCATCCTGGAGTGTCTCCCCTCATTCACCATGCTGGACTACCAG GTGGACTATGACAACCATCCTCTGTATAAACACGGGAAGACAGGCAGGAAGCAGTCTCCAGTCAGGCTCTTCACTAATATTTCACCCAGAGGCTTTGTCCTGCCCAAAGAGGAGGGCTACAG ATTTTGCTCTGTATGTGAGAGATTCGTCTGGTCCCTCAACAAGCACTGCGCTAAATGCAATGTCTGCCCATCCAAG GACGGCAGAGAATGGAAGCACTGCGCTGCatgtgagaaatgtgtgaaaccaT CTTGGAGGCACTGCCAGTCCTGTGGCCGCTGCGCCCTCCCGGACCACCCGTGTGGGCACGCTCAAGGAACGCAGGGCTGCTTCAGCTGCGGCAGCCTGGAGCACAAACGCAAGGCCTGCCCCCTCAAAGACACGCACAGGGTCGGCAG GCATCGCTCCAGTGCCAAGAGCGGAGGGAAACGCGTATCTCGTCCTTCCGCCCTCAAGGCTAAAGCTAGGAGGAAGTCTGGAGCAGCCCGCAGAGCGAAGAAGATGGCTGCTCCGTCTGTGTGA
- the si:dkey-219e21.4 gene encoding tripartite motif-containing protein 14, translating into MKLQLQLLYSSAHASLSHYNLCDLSRSPKKPDACEQEIRLNEERFEGLLKTLSSISKDLRAQLQRKTLLLDSSPMVIDRETCHSQIAVTSEGRGMSFSGSARSAPERPLQFDRVCCALGCSPLTAAQSYWEVDVRCCSAWAVGVAYASLERKGREKGAKLGRNRNSWCVELRNGHLSAWHNDRNVACQGVGQMPLGKVGVWVNYEKGQLVFYDADTMVVLQRFSAAVTPVFDRVHHQFTEPLYPAIRFLRPPENQMWPNHLELCHLNTA; encoded by the exons ATGaaactccagctccagctgctgtaCAGCTCTGCTCACGCCTCCCTGTCTCACTACAATCTGTGTGATCTCTCTCGCAGTCCTAAGAAGCCGGATGCCTGTGAGCAGGAAATCCGACTGAATGAAGAGAGATTTGAAGGGCTGCTAAAAACGTTATCCTCCATCTCCAAAGACCTGAGagctcagctgcagaggaagactcTGCTGTTAG ATTCGTCCCCCATGGTGATTGACAGGGAGACCTGCCACAGCCAGATCGCAGTGACCTCAGAGGGGCGGGGCATGTCCTTCTCAGGCTCTGCCCGCTCAGCTCCGGAGCGTCCTCTTCAGTTTGACAGGGTGTGCTGCGCTCTGGGCTGCTCTCCCCTCACAGCCGCTCAGAGCTACTGGGAAGTCGACGTCCGCTGCTGCTCCGCCTGGGCTGTGGGCGTGGCGTACGCCAGCCTGGAGAGGAAGGGCCGGGAGAAGGGCGCCAAGCTGGGCCGAAACAGGAACTCGTGGTGCGTGGAGCTTCGTAACGGCCATCTTTCTGCTTGGCACAATGACCGGAACGTCGCGTGTCAGGGCGTCGGGCAAATGCCGCTGGGGAAGGTCGGAGTGTGGGTGAATTATGAGAAGGGCCAGCTGGTGTTTTACGACGCAGACACCATGGTTGTCCTGCAGAGGTTCTCCGCAGCAGTGACGCCGGTGTTTGACAGGGTTCATCACCAGTTCACTGAGCCCCTGTACCCCGCCATACGCTTCCTGAGACCACCAGAGAACCAGATGTGGCCAAACCACCTGGAGCTCTGTCATCTCAACACCGCATGA